A region of Cheilinus undulatus linkage group 10, ASM1832078v1, whole genome shotgun sequence DNA encodes the following proteins:
- the gpc4 gene encoding glypican-4: protein MKTLLVLYLACTLVVLSVSGTAEQKLKNCNDVRVAYSSKGFNVNDVPNKGVNGAPLKVCPQGYSCCTVEMEEKLSQQSHTEIKAPVSKLSTNLQSTFRQRHDHFDKFFRELLKNAEVSLHNMFVRTYGMMYVQNAELFKNFFEALTQYYISGSAAVNLDSMLSDFWADLLERMFRLVNVQYEFSDSYMECVSRHTEQLQPFGDVPRKLRIQLTRAFVAARTFVRGLTLMPEVVNKVSTVSASPSCVRAAMKMLYCPYCSGQVALKPCQNYCLNVLRGCLANQADLDTEWNNFLDAMLSLAERLEGPFNFESVMDPIDVKISEAIMNMQENSMQVSQKVFQGCGQPKPSMAFRSTRSIKETGFTGRFRPYSPDARPTTAAGTSLDRLTSDVKKKLKHAKKFWSTLPETVCAGERIAPGDECWNGTAKSRYESVVIGNGLANQVSNPDVDVDITKPDIVIRSQIAVLKEMTSWLKAAHSGVDISVDNGEDGSGAEESGSGCDSPSCNTDRDIYFSTPPNPGKPRVNQVVVGNHSAAVASQRSMALALCGLALALLPHLR, encoded by the exons GAGCTCCCTTGAAAGTGTGTCCGCAGGGTTACTCTTGCTGCACAGTAGAGATGGAGGAGAAGCTGAGCCAGCAGAGCCACACAGAGATCAAAGCTCCTGTCTCAAAGCTTAGCACTAATCTACAATCCACCTTCAGACAGAGGCATGACCACTTTGACA AGTTTTTCCGTGAGCTTTTAAAAAACGCAGAGGTCTCATTGCACAACATGTTTGTGCGAACCTACGGGATGATGTATGTGCAGAATGCAGAGTTGTTCAAAAACTTTTTTGAGGCCTTGACTCAGTACTACATATCTGGAAGTGCTGCTGTCAACCTGGACTCTATGCTGTCAGACTTCTGGGCTGACCTCCTGGAAAGGATGTTCCGGCTGGTCAATGTACAGTATGAATTCAGTGATTCCTACATGGAGTGTGTCAGCCGGCATACAGAACAGCTTCAGCCCTTCGGCGATGTACCCCGTAAGCTCCGTATCCAACTGACACGGGCCTTTGTGGCTGCACGCACCTTTGTACGCGGCCTGACGCTCATGCCAGAAGTGGTCAATAAAGTTTCTACG GTCAGTGCATCTCCCAGCTGTGTGCGAGCTGCCATGAAGATGTTGTACTGTCCCTACTGCTCCGGCCAAGTGGCCCTAAAACCCTGCCAGAATTACTGTCTGAACGTGCTGCGTGGGTGTTTGGCCAACCAGGCTGACTTAGACACAGAATGGAACAATTTTCTTG aTGCCATGCTTAGTCTAGCTGAGAGGCTTGAAGGCCCCTTTAATTTTGAGTCCGTCATGGATCCCATTGATGTGAAGATCTCCGAAGCAATCATGAACATGCAGGAGAACAGCATGCAAGTGTCTCAAAAA GTTTTCCAAGGATGTGGTCAGCCAAAACCAAGTATGGCTTTCCGTTCCACTCGTTCTATCAAAGAAACAGGCTTTACCGGCCGCTTCCGCCCCTACAGTCCTGATGCGAGACCTACTACTGCAGCTGGCACCAGTTTAGATCGATTG ACAAGTGATGTAAAGAAAAAGCTGAAACATGCAAAGAAGTTTTGGTCCACATTACCTGAGACTGTGTGTGCAGGAGAGAGGATTGCACCTGGGGATGAGTGCTGGAATGGAACTGCAAAAAGCAG GTATGAGTCAGTTGTCATTGGCAATGGGCTGGCTAATCAGGTTTCAAACCCTGACGTGGACGTGGACATCACAAAGCCAGACATTGTGATTCGCAGTCAGATTGCAGTACTGAAGGAAATGACAAGCTGGCTCAAAGCAGCACACAGCGGAGTTGATATCTCCGTTGACAATG GTGAGGATGGCAGTGGAGCAGAGGAGAGTGGCAGTGGTTGTGATTCTCCCTCCTGCAACACCGACCGGGACATCTACTTCTCAACTCCACCAAACCCTGGTAAACCCCGTGTCAATCAAGTGGTGGTGGGCAATCATTCAGCTGCAGTTGCCTCACAGAGGAGCATGGCACTGGCACTCTGTGGACTGGCCCTGGCCTTGCTTCCCCACTTGAGATAA